GTCGTCGAAGAGCCCCATGAAGGCCAGCCCCTCCTGGTAGAGCTTGCCGATGAGCTGAAGAAAGTCCGCCGGGCCGGGCAGCCCCGCGCCGGGCTCGCCGAACTCGGGTCCATGCTCGTGCGCCGCGGCCGCCGGGGCCGCTTCCACCGCGGGCGGCTTGGGCCGCGGCGCCGCCGGCTTCGC
The sequence above is a segment of the bacterium genome. Coding sequences within it:
- a CDS encoding DUF1844 domain-containing protein, producing AKPAAPRPKPPAVEAAPAAAAHEHGPEFGEPGAGLPGPADFLQLIGKLYQEGLAFMGLFDDPQTGQSLANFPVASWHIDILGVIEEKTKGNLTEEEAKLLKDAIANLKVAFVRASGYIKH